From Acidobacteriota bacterium, one genomic window encodes:
- a CDS encoding response regulator transcription factor, which translates to MKALVIDDERLARSELIRMLEAFPDLRVIGEAVNADDAAEKVRSLEPDVLFLDIEMPGTDVFSMLESLERAPHVIFTTAFNQYAIQAFECNALDYLLKPVDARRLSQAVEKLRRIQGPARPPGDDRPRLREEDRIFLRDGNRCWFVRMGEIRLFESEGNYARLHLDAPSRPLVLRSLNTLQRRLDPRVFFRVSRKHIVNVRWITSVAPAGQDRLEITLDGRLTVVASRRQSLEFKLRMEL; encoded by the coding sequence GTCATCGACGACGAGCGCCTCGCCCGGAGCGAGCTGATCCGGATGCTGGAGGCCTTCCCGGACCTCCGTGTGATCGGGGAGGCGGTGAATGCGGACGACGCCGCCGAAAAGGTCCGTTCCCTCGAACCCGACGTCCTCTTTCTCGACATCGAAATGCCGGGTACGGACGTTTTCAGCATGCTGGAATCCCTGGAGCGCGCTCCCCACGTGATCTTCACCACCGCTTTCAACCAGTATGCCATCCAGGCCTTCGAGTGCAACGCCCTGGACTATCTCCTCAAACCCGTCGACGCCCGCCGGTTGAGCCAGGCGGTGGAGAAACTCCGGCGGATCCAGGGTCCGGCCCGCCCCCCGGGGGACGACCGGCCCCGGCTCCGGGAGGAGGACCGCATCTTCCTGCGGGACGGCAACCGGTGCTGGTTCGTGAGGATGGGCGAGATCCGGCTTTTCGAGTCCGAGGGCAACTACGCCCGTCTCCACCTGGACGCGCCCAGCCGGCCGCTGGTCCTTCGCTCCCTGAACACCCTTCAGCGGCGCCTCGACCCCCGTGTTTTCTTCCGCGTCAGCCGCAAGCACATCGTCAATGTCCGGTGGATCACCTCCGTCGCCCCCGCCGGTCAGGACCGCCTCGAGATCACCCTCGACGGCCGGCTGACGGTGGTCGCCTCCCGCCGCCAGTCCCTGGAGTTCAAGCTGCGGATGGAACTGTGA